One window of the Desulfuromonas acetoxidans DSM 684 genome contains the following:
- the fliM gene encoding flagellar motor switch protein FliM: MERILSKDEIAELLSAVKDGTLDAELESSDEDYSPEPRAVSSFSLVQSKGQATMRLANFDILLDGFARNLSFSLSNRLQRAVSVLRESISSMEYETLIHECSNHELYGILSLDPLKKNGLLIFDSSISFAQVEIMLGGVAEHSGDLPQRGMTTIETNILKEVIRESCLELNKAFSPIEGLESDLVRVESNPRLVTIVPADTEMMVAAFRVKINEISGLLRLVIPYSSLDPIREKLKSELGASGPGGQWRSHLAHEVEDMDVAVSAQLAQITLNVREILDLRVGDILQLDCSVDQPVSVMVEGKGKFSGLAGLRDGKKAVRVLERLHRRR; the protein is encoded by the coding sequence TTGGAGCGGATTCTCTCCAAAGATGAAATTGCCGAGCTGTTATCGGCGGTTAAGGACGGGACGCTTGATGCGGAGCTGGAGAGCAGTGACGAGGATTATTCTCCGGAACCGCGCGCCGTTTCCAGTTTCAGCCTGGTGCAGAGCAAGGGCCAGGCGACCATGCGTCTGGCCAACTTCGATATTTTGCTGGATGGTTTTGCCCGCAATCTATCCTTTTCTCTGTCCAATCGCCTGCAGCGTGCCGTCAGTGTTCTCAGGGAGAGTATCTCCTCGATGGAGTATGAGACCCTGATCCATGAATGCAGTAATCATGAGCTTTACGGCATTCTCAGCCTTGATCCGTTGAAGAAAAACGGTCTTCTGATTTTTGATTCCAGTATTTCGTTTGCCCAGGTTGAAATTATGCTTGGCGGTGTTGCCGAGCATTCCGGCGATTTGCCGCAACGGGGTATGACGACGATCGAGACCAACATTCTCAAAGAGGTTATTCGCGAAAGTTGTCTGGAACTTAATAAGGCATTTTCTCCCATTGAAGGCCTTGAATCTGATCTCGTGCGGGTGGAGAGCAATCCGCGTCTGGTCACGATTGTCCCGGCTGACACTGAAATGATGGTGGCGGCATTTCGGGTCAAGATTAACGAGATCAGCGGCCTGTTGCGGCTGGTGATCCCCTATTCCTCCCTTGATCCAATTCGCGAGAAACTCAAGAGTGAATTGGGTGCCAGTGGTCCGGGAGGGCAGTGGCGCAGTCATCTGGCACATGAGGTTGAGGACATGGACGTTGCCGTGTCTGCTCAGTTGGCGCAAATCACCCTGAATGTGCGCGAAATTCTTGATTTACGTGTTGGTGATATTCTGCAACTTGACTGTTCCGTGGATCAGCCTGTGTCGGTGATGGTTGAAGGGAAAGGGAAGTTTTCCGGCTTGGCGGGACTTCGTGATGGTAAGAAAGCAGTACGCGTTTTAGAACGTTTACATAGGAGGAGATAA
- the fliN gene encoding flagellar motor switch protein FliN has translation MEETEATPAPAPDAAESHDEDLKNLELLLDIPLDVSVEVGRTKILVRELLQMDEGYVIELGKNANEPLDVYVNSRLIARGEVVLVDDKLGLRLTDVISPAERIEKLA, from the coding sequence ATGGAAGAAACCGAAGCGACACCTGCTCCGGCTCCGGACGCGGCAGAGAGTCACGACGAAGATTTGAAAAACCTGGAACTGTTGCTGGATATCCCTCTGGATGTGTCGGTCGAAGTTGGGCGGACTAAAATTCTGGTCCGCGAATTGCTGCAGATGGATGAGGGCTATGTCATTGAGCTGGGTAAAAATGCCAATGAACCCCTTGATGTGTATGTTAATTCTCGCCTTATTGCCCGCGGCGAAGTGGTGCTGGTCGATGATAAGCTGGGACTGCGGCTGACCGATGTGATCAGTCCGGCTGAGCGGATCGAAAAACTGGCTTGA
- a CDS encoding flagellar basal body-associated FliL family protein — MLIAVGIAAYLLGSRSAQQAPAGESAEVEDTSKAEGVGPMVDITDFIINILDKNETRYLKAAITLELENEETVVEVNERMPQIRDSILLLIGNKTFAELNDLQGKLQLRAEIIVRLNKLLKKGKVKGIYFTEFVVQ; from the coding sequence TTGCTGATTGCTGTGGGGATTGCCGCTTATCTGCTTGGCTCACGTTCTGCGCAGCAGGCTCCGGCCGGTGAATCCGCCGAGGTGGAAGATACTTCAAAGGCTGAAGGCGTTGGCCCGATGGTGGATATTACCGATTTCATCATCAATATTCTGGATAAAAACGAGACCCGTTACCTCAAGGCAGCCATTACCCTGGAGCTGGAAAACGAAGAAACGGTTGTCGAGGTCAATGAGCGCATGCCGCAGATTCGTGATTCCATCCTGCTGTTGATCGGTAACAAAACCTTTGCGGAACTCAATGATTTGCAGGGGAAACTGCAATTACGGGCGGAGATTATCGTTCGCCTGAATAAATTGTTGAAAAAAGGGAAAGTCAAAGGGATCTATTTCACTGAATTTGTTGTCCAATAG